In the Natranaerovirga hydrolytica genome, AATGGTTATGGTTCCAGCATCTACAAATAACTTAGCCACTTCTTTTATTCTTCTAATGTTTTCTTTTCTATCTTCATCACTAAATCCCAAATCACCATTGAGCCCATGTCTTATATTGTCTCCGTCTAACAAATAAGTGTGTTTGCCTAGGGCCCATAATTTTTGTTCTAAAGCGGAAGCGATTGTTGATTTGCCCGAGCCTGATAATCCAGTAAACCAAAGCAGAATGCCTTTTTGACCTAACGATTCTTCTCTAGATTGTTTATTAATTTTATGCTGATGCCATACAATATTGGCTGATTTTTTTTCCATTTCCATAATGGTAGCCTCCTAATATAATCCTAATAATGGCCAGTAAATCAATGCAAAAAACAAAACGACAATAATGGCTATTATTTTAAATAATAATCCTGTTTTTATGGCTTCTATGGGTTTTATAAAGCCTGACGAAAAAGCGATTGCATTAGGCGGTGAACCCATGGGTAACATAAATGCCAAACCAGAGGGGATTGCCACAATGTATACACCTAATTTGGGATCTAACCCTAAATGAATGGCCATCTCCAATATAACCGGCAATAAAATAACCACAACAGCTGCATTTGAAACACCTTCTGTCAAAAACATACTGATAATCAATGTAACGACGATAAATCCTAAAAATGTTATATCCAATGTTAGCAAGTAATTTTCCGAGAAAAAAGTAAGCAAACCGGTATCCACTAAGGATTTACCCAGTGCAATGGCACCGCCATACATAAAAATCGCACCCCAATTGATTTGATTCTTAGCATCTTCCCAGTTGATAACATTCAATACAAAAAACAATGCTGCACTGATTAATGAGATGTTTGCAATTCCAAATCGTTCACTTTGAAAAATCCACATAAAAATGGTTATTAATAAAATCATACTTGCCTTGATTTCTCGAAATTTAATTTTGCCTAATCTATTGGTGTCTTCTTTTAACAATTCGTCTATTAAATGGGTATCTCTTTGAGATAATTTAACTTTAGATTTTAAGTAAATACCTACTATAAACATTATGGTGTATATAGGTGGAGCAACTGTAATATACCATTCCATAAATGTAATATTAAGATTGGTGGTTTCATTTAATATACCAATTGCTAATGGATTCCTTGCACCACCTAGCAAAGTAACAATTCCCCCCATCACACTGCCCCAAGCCAGAGCAAAAAACATATATTTACCTAAAATAGAACCCATCTGTAACTTTAATTTCTTAGATACATCCATCAGTATAGGTAACAACAATGCGGCGACGGCATGGGCTGGCATAATATGAGATAAACATGCAGATAGTGTAAAGATGGATAGCACCAATTTTTGAGGATTATTGCCGTATTGGCTTAATACGCTATAAGACATTCTTTCACTTAAGCCTGATGTAGAAATACCTGCCGAGA is a window encoding:
- the cysC gene encoding adenylyl-sulfate kinase produces the protein MEMEKKSANIVWHQHKINKQSREESLGQKGILLWFTGLSGSGKSTIASALEQKLWALGKHTYLLDGDNIRHGLNGDLGFSDEDRKENIRRIKEVAKLFVDAGTITIASFIAPFKEDRASVRKVLGQNFIEVFIDCPLEVCQQRDPKGLYKKVEMGEIKNFTGIDSPYEKPDQPEIIIQSNQLSVEESVDTIIEKLKPYF
- a CDS encoding SLC13 family permease, whose protein sequence is MKSFYIDKRPFIVLLFLEYKNALLLLVSFVLFFIAISSNNIPEGLSTQAYQTLIIFLLAIFLWVTNIIPLAITSLGIMGLLSTYNVLESGTVYSFFGNEAIFFIIGAFIISAGISTSGLSERMSYSVLSQYGNNPQKLVLSIFTLSACLSHIMPAHAVAALLLPILMDVSKKLKLQMGSILGKYMFFALAWGSVMGGIVTLLGGARNPLAIGILNETTNLNITFMEWYITVAPPIYTIMFIVGIYLKSKVKLSQRDTHLIDELLKEDTNRLGKIKFREIKASMILLITIFMWIFQSERFGIANISLISAALFFVLNVINWEDAKNQINWGAIFMYGGAIALGKSLVDTGLLTFFSENYLLTLDITFLGFIVVTLIISMFLTEGVSNAAVVVILLPVILEMAIHLGLDPKLGVYIVAIPSGLAFMLPMGSPPNAIAFSSGFIKPIEAIKTGLLFKIIAIIVVLFFALIYWPLLGLY